GCGCTTGGCAACCGCGGTTGGGCTTGGAAGGACGTGCTGCCGTACTTCATTCGCTCCGAGCACAACACCCGCGGCGCAAGCCCCTACCACGGCGACCAGGGGCCCCAGTGGTGCTCGGACATCCGGGAGCGGCACGAACTGATGGAGGCCATCATCCGGGGCGCCAACGAGCTTGGCGTTCCCCGCAACGACGATTTCAACGGCCCGACCCAGGAGGGGGTGGGCTACTATCAGCTTTTCACCCGCAACGGTCGGCGCTGCTCGTCGGCGGTCGGTTATCTCAAGCCGGCGCAAGGCCGCTCCAACCTGCGCGTCGAAACGCAGGCCCTCGCGACCCAGATCGTGTTCGAGGGCTCGCGGGCGGCGGGCGTCCGCTACGAGCAGCGCGGTCGGGTGCGCCAGGCGCGGGCCGCCCGCGAAGTCATTCTCTCGGCGGGGGCGCTGCAAAGCCCCCAACTGTTGCAACTGTCAGGCGTCGGGCGCGCCTCGTTTCTGCAGGACATGGGCATTGCGGTGGTGAAGGACTTGCCGGGGGTGGGAGAGAACCTGCAGGACCACCTGCAACTGCGCCTCATGTACAAGGTCAAGAAGCCGATCACCACCAACGACGAACTGCGCAGCCTCTGGGGCCGGGTCAAGATCGGGCTCAAGTGGATGATGTTCCGCAAGGGACCGCTCGCCATCGGCATCAACCAAGGCGGGCTCTTCACCCGGGTGCTGCCGGAGTCGAAAACGCCGGACATCCAGTTCCATTTCGCCACCCTGTCCGCCGACATGGCCGGGGGTGACCCCCATCCGTGGTCGGGCTGCACGTTTTCCGTGTGTCAACTGCGGCCCGCCTCGCGCGGCACCGTGATGATCAAATCGCGCGATCCCAAAGCGCCGCCGGCGATGCGGCCCAATTACTTGTCGGCCGAAGTGGACCGGCGCTGCGCGGTGGCGTCGATCCGCTTCGCACGGCGCTTGGCGCGGACCAAGGCGCTGGAGCCTTACCTCGGTGAGGAATACAAGCCGGGCGACGAGGCGCAGACCGATGAAGACCTGCTCGAATTCGCGCGCGAGTACGGTGCCACCATCTTTCACCCGTCGGGCACCTGCAAGATGGGCTCGGATCCCATGGCGGTCGTCGATGAACGTCTGCGGGTCCATGGGCTGGCAGGCCTGCGGGTCGTCGACTGCTCCATCATGCCGACGCTGGTCTCCGGCAATACCCACGCGCCCGTGGTCATGATCGCGGAGAAGGCTTCCGATATGATTTTGGAAGACGCCGCTCGCTGA
This region of Pelomicrobium methylotrophicum genomic DNA includes:
- a CDS encoding GMC family oxidoreductase, translated to MDQDIATFDFIVVGAGSAGCVLANRLTASGRYSVLLLEAGPRDDYLWIHIPIGYGKTMFHPVYNWGFYTEPEPGMHNRRIYWPRGRCLGGSSSINGLIYIRGQPEDYDHWAALGNRGWAWKDVLPYFIRSEHNTRGASPYHGDQGPQWCSDIRERHELMEAIIRGANELGVPRNDDFNGPTQEGVGYYQLFTRNGRRCSSAVGYLKPAQGRSNLRVETQALATQIVFEGSRAAGVRYEQRGRVRQARAAREVILSAGALQSPQLLQLSGVGRASFLQDMGIAVVKDLPGVGENLQDHLQLRLMYKVKKPITTNDELRSLWGRVKIGLKWMMFRKGPLAIGINQGGLFTRVLPESKTPDIQFHFATLSADMAGGDPHPWSGCTFSVCQLRPASRGTVMIKSRDPKAPPAMRPNYLSAEVDRRCAVASIRFARRLARTKALEPYLGEEYKPGDEAQTDEDLLEFAREYGATIFHPSGTCKMGSDPMAVVDERLRVHGLAGLRVVDCSIMPTLVSGNTHAPVVMIAEKASDMILEDAAR